A region of Siniperca chuatsi isolate FFG_IHB_CAS linkage group LG23, ASM2008510v1, whole genome shotgun sequence DNA encodes the following proteins:
- the LOC122871557 gene encoding 23 kDa integral membrane protein-like isoform X1: protein MARCRSYLRGLAICVTVLLLVSGVVMMGVGFSSIDGNTPVAELFDQLSSSDGLLVLQVFGPVTVALSILGICAATLDVKPLLLVFSALIFVEFVALMVVASPLVQVQAQMDSAVEEVFLNVTPLHRADHYIQSELNKLQASDSCCGLRSFEDWENQLPVSCFCAPPASELQPSSQPGNSSSEGPCVMVVSDPPSPKVTDKLWVHSKPCGHILKSYLSFPIKLRIGIISAFATIAMAAIALCLALGLEEYWKTPPVETAVDDFNRVKYQPKPSLT from the exons ATGGCTCGCTGCAGGAGTTACTTGCGAGGACTTGCCATCTGTGTCACTGTGCTGCTACTG GTGTCTGGCGTGGTGATGATGGGCGTCGGATTTTCCTCCATCGACGGCAACACACCAGTTGCTGag ttgTTTGACCAGTTGTCCAGTAGTGATGGTTTACTGGTCCTGCAGGTGTTCGGTCCGGTCACAGTGGCTTTGTCTATTCTGGGCATCTGTGCTGCGACGTTGGACGTCAAACCTCTGCTGTTGgtg TTTTCTGCTCTGATATTCGTGGAGTTTGTAGCTCTGATGGTTGTTGCCTCTCCGCTGGTCCAGGTTCAAGCTCAG ATGGACAGCGCAGTGGAGGAGGTGTTTCTGAACGTAACTCCCCTCCACAGAGCAGATCATTACATCCAGAGCGAACTAAACAAACTCCAGGCCTCG GACTCTTGttgtggtttgagaagttttgAGGACTGGGAGAATCAACTTCCTGTGTCTTGTTTCTGCGCACCTCCTGCCTCCGAGCTGCAGCCGAG CTCTCAGCCTGGTAACTCCAGCTCAGAGGGCCCCTGTGTGATGGTGGTCAGTGACCCCCCGAGCCCAAAGGTCACAGATAAATTATGGGTTCACTCCAAG CCCTGTGGTCACATCCTGAAGAGCTACCTGAGCTTCCCCATCAAACTCAGGATAGGAATCATTTCAGCCTTCGCCACCATCGCG atgGCGGCCATTGCTCTGTGTCTGGCGTTGGGTCTGGAGGAATATTGGAAGACGCCTCCGGTAGAAACTGCCGTCGATGACTTCAACAGAGTGAAATACCAACCCAAACCCTCCCtaacctga
- the LOC122871557 gene encoding tetraspanin-3-like isoform X2, whose protein sequence is MMGVGFSSIDGNTPVAELFDQLSSSDGLLVLQVFGPVTVALSILGICAATLDVKPLLLVFSALIFVEFVALMVVASPLVQVQAQMDSAVEEVFLNVTPLHRADHYIQSELNKLQASDSCCGLRSFEDWENQLPVSCFCAPPASELQPSSQPGNSSSEGPCVMVVSDPPSPKVTDKLWVHSKPCGHILKSYLSFPIKLRIGIISAFATIAMAAIALCLALGLEEYWKTPPVETAVDDFNRVKYQPKPSLT, encoded by the exons ATGATGGGCGTCGGATTTTCCTCCATCGACGGCAACACACCAGTTGCTGag ttgTTTGACCAGTTGTCCAGTAGTGATGGTTTACTGGTCCTGCAGGTGTTCGGTCCGGTCACAGTGGCTTTGTCTATTCTGGGCATCTGTGCTGCGACGTTGGACGTCAAACCTCTGCTGTTGgtg TTTTCTGCTCTGATATTCGTGGAGTTTGTAGCTCTGATGGTTGTTGCCTCTCCGCTGGTCCAGGTTCAAGCTCAG ATGGACAGCGCAGTGGAGGAGGTGTTTCTGAACGTAACTCCCCTCCACAGAGCAGATCATTACATCCAGAGCGAACTAAACAAACTCCAGGCCTCG GACTCTTGttgtggtttgagaagttttgAGGACTGGGAGAATCAACTTCCTGTGTCTTGTTTCTGCGCACCTCCTGCCTCCGAGCTGCAGCCGAG CTCTCAGCCTGGTAACTCCAGCTCAGAGGGCCCCTGTGTGATGGTGGTCAGTGACCCCCCGAGCCCAAAGGTCACAGATAAATTATGGGTTCACTCCAAG CCCTGTGGTCACATCCTGAAGAGCTACCTGAGCTTCCCCATCAAACTCAGGATAGGAATCATTTCAGCCTTCGCCACCATCGCG atgGCGGCCATTGCTCTGTGTCTGGCGTTGGGTCTGGAGGAATATTGGAAGACGCCTCCGGTAGAAACTGCCGTCGATGACTTCAACAGAGTGAAATACCAACCCAAACCCTCCCtaacctga